ATTCGCCCCAACGGCACGGCTACACCAGGGCGCGTTGAATTCAGAATGAACTCGTCAACTTGCTCACTGATTCAGTCCTTACGCGGTCAGCGTAGAATTTTTTGCTTGGACTAGATTTAAGATATGTCACTTCTCGATATTCTCGTTGCAACATTTATTCTATTAATTAGCTTCTTTGCTTTAGCTAAAACTGAGGCTGTTAGTTTTAGAAGTGAACAAACTGCGGGAGCGTCCCTTGCTGCAGCAGAGCAATATTCGGATCTTTTCGCCTATCTACAAGTCACGCAAGAGCTGGCTGGTACATTTCGTAATGCAATTGAATATCAGTGTAGCAGTACTTCGCCCGAAAGTAGTTTATCCTATCAGTACCTGCAGTGCTTAATTCGGCAGGGGGACTCAATTCAGCAAGTCACTCTATGGAAAGAAATCGATTAGCAGACGCAGCTGGCCTAAGTTTAATGGAGCTACTGGTCGTAACGGCCCTTACTGGAATAATTCTTGTCGCACCACTCTCACTCCTTAAAGGTTTCTCTCGGCGCAGCGTAGTTAGTCAGCAGCAGACAATTAACCGGCAAACTGAGCGCAGCGTAGAGTTTCATCTACGTCGGGCAATTCAAGCAGCAAATCAATTAAGGCTTGAAGGTAATTTAAGCTTCAGCGCAGACTCTGCAGGCAATGCAAAGTTAAAAATTGTTGCGCTTGATGCTCAAGGCACCCTCACCCAGATAGCCCTCGCTCAGGTAGATAACAAGGAACATTATTGTGGGCCAAAAACCCTAGCAGAGCGCTCTGGTAAGGCAATTGAGTTTTATCGTGGCCTTGCAGTAGATGAATTTGGAAATTATCAACTCAAAGCTAGCAGAGTTGTCGATCGACACACTGCCTGTCCAGGGAAAGCACTCTATCGCATTAACTTACGACAACTTGGCTTAGCAACTGTCACAGCTCGCCCCTTAATACTCATTCCAATTACTGAAAGTTATGAGCTCTCTCTTAACGCTCATGAAACTCTTTACTACTGGTCAGAGTTAACAGGCGAAAAACAACCCTTAGTGCAAGGCGTAAAAAATTTGCAAATTACAAAGATCCACGACGAGTTATTACTGTTTACAGTTACCACAGCCTTAAGGCAGGCAAATTTCCTTTTTCATCTTCGTCAAAGTCTCACGACGGCAGATCTACTTAGTCTTTACTTTTGAGTGAATCGCTATGCAGAATCTAAAACGAAATCAACAAACCGGCTCAGTTCTAATTTGCGCATTAATTATTATTGCGCTCTCAACACAAATAGTTTTCCTTATCGCTACGCAGAGTCAGCTCCAGCTTAGTTTTTCGAGTGCCTATAAAAACTATATTCAAGAGTTAATTGATCTGAACAGTGACTTCACAAAAGAATTAAGAAAAGTTGATCTGGGCACAATTCCAAGTGCCCTAAAAAAGCTAGACCCCGGCACAGAACTATACTTACTTAATCAGCACTTAGTGATCAAAAAAGCTACTGATGATTTATTCAAAACGCCAAATTGGCATCGCCTCGAGAACTATCTTCAGCGTCGTGGAACTACTCAGTCTTGTAGCGTACTCAGTAATCATAACCCAGACTGCAAATTCTGTTCGAAATTTACGTGTCGTGAAGAAGGTTTAAACCTCGAGCAAGATACGTATTTTAAAGGCAATCTCCAAACATCAAATCTCTCCATTGCGGGCACTATAAAATTAGTAATTAACGGTGAACTGCAGCTTGAGAACTTAGATCTCACTCAAGCCTTGTCAGTAGAAATTATTGTCCTTGGAGAAATTAAAATTGGCAGCATCAAGGTCAATCCCAACCCTCAGCAAATACTGATTCATTCGGCATTGGGAAAAATTACAGTTACAAATTTTAGCGATGATTTACTTGCCTGTAGTGAGCAAGTAAAGTTTCGGCTTGAAGCAAACCAAGGGCAGGTGCTGAACGGTACCAATTTCAAGCAACGCCAACTTGGTTGCGAAATCACAAAAGATGCTAAATTTTGGCCTAATTTGCAGGTGATTGGCGTATTAAGTGATTAATACAGTTTGGCACCGGGCAGCTATTACTAGTGCTAACCAACTGAGCCTTCCATTTCAAGCTCAATCAGTCGATTTAGTTCTACCGCGTATTCCAGTGGAAGCTCTTTAGCAATTGGTTCAATAAAGCCGCGCACGATCATCGAGCGTGCTTGTTCTTCAGAAAGTCCACGACTTTGTAGATAAAACATCTGCTCTTCGGAGATTTTAGAAACGCTTGCTTCGTGGCCAACTTCTGCAGTTGGCTCGTAGACCTCGATGTATGGGTAAGTATCAGTGCGACATTGATCTCCAATTAAGAGCGCATCGCATTCAACTGAGACTTTGGCTCCAGTTGCGCCTTCATAAACCTTAGCAAGGCCACGATAAGAAGAGCGTCCCTGGTCTTTGGAAATTGATTTAGAAATAATTTCCGATGTTGTGTTCGGTGCAACGTGCACAACCTTAGCACCCGCATCGAGATGTTGAACTTGAGTTGCCATGGCAACACTGAGAACTTCTCCGTGGGCACGCTCACCAACTAGATAAATTGCAGGATATTTCATCGTCAGCTTGGAACCAAGGTTACCATCAACCCACTCCATCACCGCATCTTCGTGAGCAACGGCACGCTTAGTTACAAGGTTGTAGACATTTGTTGCCCAGTTTTGGATTGTTGAATAACGGAAGCGACCACCTTTCTTCACAATCACTTCGACCACTGCAGAGTGGAGAGAATCTGAGCTATAGGTTGGAGCTGTGCAGCCTTCTATATAATGCGCATAAGCACCTTCATCGATAATAATTAAGGTGCGCTCAAACTGCCCCATTTTTTCTGCATTGATTCTAAAATATGCTTGCAAAGGAAGATCGAGCTTTACGCCAGGAGGCACATAAATAAAACTTCCGCCTGACCAAGCAGCAGAATTTAGTGCCGCAAATTTATTATCATCTGGGGGCACGATCGTCGCCCAATATTCTCTAAAAAGTTCTGGATGTTGCTTGAGTGCAGAATCTGTATCAAGAAAAATTACGCCCTGCTCTTCCCATTCCTTTTTGAGTGAGTGGTAAACAACTTCACTTTCGTATTGTGCACCCACACCAGCAAGGACTGTGCGTTCTGCTTCAGGAATTCCAAGCTTATCGAAAGTGCGTTTAATATCTGCAGGAACGTCATCCCAAGTGCGGCCCTGCTTTTCAACCGGTTTAAGGTAGTAATATGTATCTTCGAAATTAAGTTCTTTGAGATATTCAATCCCGCCCCAGTTAGGCATTGGCTTAGAAAAAAAGATATCAAGGGCTTTATGTCTGAATTCACGCATCCAGTCGGGTTCGCCTTTGTGATCGCAAATTTGATCTATAATCTCATGATCGATACCCTTGCGTGCTTTAAATATGGCATTTTCAGGATCTTTAAATCCATACTTATAATCTTCTTTAATATCTGAGGCGGCTATCGACATTACAAAATTTCCTAATGATTTAAATTAGTTCCAATCTAGAGTAAGTTATTATAGATTAATTTGGCGAAGAATGAAAGTTTCTTTAGTTCTTTAGAGTAATTCACGATTCTATGCGGCAAATAGAGAACTGCTCTAAATGTCAAATGATCACTATAACTTAGGAAAGCAGCAAAGCTACTAGGTGCTAATATAGTGTAAAATTTCAAAGTTTTCTTGCTATAAATCTTTAGTCTAAGTCTATTGCGAGACGTTATTATAGTTAAATCCATATCCGTTGACTAAAGTTTCATTAACCGAGAAAATTTTTGGCAACGGGTATAGTGTAGGAAGAATTAAGATGGCTGGAAAAGGAACGATTTTTGTAGTTGATGATGATAATCATGCACGCTCACTGGTTGAGATGATTCTAAAAAGCAAAGGCTACAATGCCGTCTGCTGCATCAACGGCCAAGATGCTTTAGATAAATTGAAAACCACTATCCCCAATTTGGTTCTTCTCGATATCATGATGCCCGGATTAAATGGCTATGATGTGCTTAAAGCCATGAAAGAAAATCCTAAAACAGAAAATATTCCCGTAATCATGCTCACTGCCAAGGGACAAGGCGATGAAATCATGGAAGGATATCAACATGGGGCAGATTATTATATCCCTAAACCATTCACTACCGAGCAATTAATCTATGGAATCAGTCTCTATCTCCCGTGAGATCTAAGGTCAGGTAAGACTAATGCAAGGTATTTTTATCACACTTGAAGGGATTGAAGGTTCAGGAAAATCGACCCTAGCGCAAGCGCTCGCTGATAAGATTAATGCTCGTGGCAAAACAACTTTACTGACACATGAACCTGGGGCAACAAAGCTTGGCCAGGCACTGCGACGTATGTTACTCGATCACGACACTAGCACAGAGCAAAAAAACCTCGCACCGCTTGCGGAATTACTGCTCTTTGAAGCTGACCGCGCACAGCATCTTCATGAAGTAATTCAACCGGCACTAGCGCGCGGCGAAATTGTAATTTGCGACCGCTTTATTCACTCAACCCTTGCCTATCAAGGATTTGGTCGGGGCATTTCAACTGAAATCATTAATCAGTTAAATCAAATCGCCACGACAAAGCTTAGCCCAGATTATACTTTTATTTTGGATTTAGCTGTGGAAGAAGGCTTACGCCGGGCAAAGAAACGCGGCGAAGGTCTTGATCGTTTTGAGTCGGAACGTCAAGCTTTTCATGAAAAAGTGCGCCAGGGATTTTTAGCAATTGCCAAGAATTCTTCGACAGCAAGCTCAACCAAATTCTCAATCCTTGATGCCAATCAATCTCCCTTACAAATCTGCAATCAAGCATTTGCAGTTATTGAAACTGCGCTGTAGTATTAATTCCGATCAACATGGCGCAGAGAAAATCAAATGCAAACGAAGCTGTTTTTTTTACCCCAGACGACTCTGGCGCAACGCTTGCGAGAACTGCTGGGCATAAAATTTTTGGGCATCGTGAGACCGTTCTACAGCTAGAGAAACAAGTTGCGGAGCAACGCACACCACATGCACTTTTATTTTCTGGGCCTCTTGGTGTTGGGAAACGTGCCGTCGCCCAGCATCTGGCAAGAAAATTACTCAGAGCTGAAAATTTAGAACATCATCCTGATTTCTTTGTGGTTAGCTTAGAAGAAGGGAAAAAGGATATTCCTGCTGAGACAATTCGCGCCCTAATTAGCGAACTACAACTTAAGCCATTTCATGCAGCAAATAACCCGGCGGCCTGTCGGGTTGCAATTATCGATCAAGCCCAACGCATGTCAAACGCTGCCATAAGTGCCTTGCTCAAAACTTTAGAAGAGCCAACTGCCCATACACACATTATTTTGATTTCTGACAGCGCACACCGATTAATTGAAACAATCATCTCACGCTGCCAATTGTTTCATTTTGGTCTACTCGCGAAGGCCGATCTCGAGAACTTACTCAAAAGCCTGCTGCCTGAGGAAAAACAAATCAGTAAAGCACTACTGCAATTACTTGAAGGTTCAGTTGCGCCGCTTAATCTAGGTGGCTTAGTTAATCTACGCAGCCTCCAGCTGGAAAACCCCAAAAATATCAGCAAACACTTAATCGACCTAGAAGCAGCTGTTTCGGATATCGCATTACAAATTGACCAATTCTTTAAAGCTAATTTCAGTCCAACTAGCTGTTTACGCATCAGCACCTACCTAGCGCAAAGCAAGGAGCGCTTGACGCTGGCTTGGCCATTACTGCGGGCGAAATTGCGTGAACAATTCTTAAGCCATGATGCTCGGCCGATTTCTGAAGTTAGTTATCAGCTAGTTCAAACTCAGCAGTTGATTGAAGACCGTAACGCTCAAGCTGAACTCCAACTCAACGAATTCTTTCTAAATACTCGCACTCTTTTGAATTAATTTATCTATGCTATGAATCTATGATGACCAGCAATTACTACGTAACCACACCGATATATTACGCAAACGGCCATCCGCATCTGGGCAATACCTATACGACCACACTAGCCGACATGCTCACGCGCTTTTATAAGTTCATGGGCAAGGAAACTTTTTTTCTGACCGGCACTGATGAACACGGTGATAAAGTCCATCAAGCCGCAGTTAAAGCTGGTAAAACCCCACAAGCATTCACTGATGACGTGAGCAATCTTTTCATCAGCACCTGGAAAGAACTCGGTTTTGAGTATGATCGCTTTATCCGCACAACCGACGAAGATCACAAGGAACTTGTAAAAACAATCTTGCAGCAAATCTATGACCAAGGTGACATTTATTTTGGTGAATACGGGGGCTTATACTGCGTAGGCTGTGAGCGTTTTTTAACCGAGAAGGAATTAATTGATGGCAAATGTCCTGACCATCAAACTGCGCCACAATTCGTTGAAGAGAAAAATTACTTCTTTAAAATGTCAAAATATCAAGACCGCTTAATCAAGCACTTGACCGAAGTTCAACCTGATTTCATTCGACCGGAAAGATATCGTAATGAGGTCTTAGCGCTCTTACGTGAGCCGCTCGAAGATCTTTGTATCTCACGACCGAAATCACGTTTAACCTGGGGCATTGAATTACCCTTTGACCCAAACTACGTAACCTATGTTTGGTTTGATGCGCTGATTAATTATTTAACTGGAGTTAATTATCCAGGCGGCAAAAATTACCAGAAATTCTGGAAGAATTGTGAGCATTTAATTGCTAAAGATATCGTCAAGCCGCACGGCGTTTTTTGGCCGCTGATGCTAATGGCCGCAAATATTCCCTTGTATGAGCATCTGACAGTTCACGGCTATTGGATTACTCCAACCGGAAAAATGTCAAAAACCGTAGGCAACGTCGTCAATCCACTTGAGATCAAAACTGAATTTGGTATGGACGTATTTCGCTACTACATTTTTCGCGAAATGGTTTTTGGACTAGACGGTACATTTAGTCGCGAATCTTTAGAAACACGCTACAACGCTGACCTGGCAAATAATCTTGGAAACTTAGTGAGCCGTTCACTTGCAATGTGCACGCAGTATCGTGAGTCGAAAGTTCCAACAGCCACAAAAAACAGTGCCGCATTGGGCAATTTACCTGAACGCGCTGAGGCGATGGTCAAAGAAAGCATTGCGCTTTTTGAGGACCGTGAACTTCACCGTGCACTGGAACGCATTTGGGCATTTATTGATGAGGTAAATATTTTTATCGACCGCACTAAACCTTGGGGACTAGCCAAGGAAGAAAAATTAGCCCAAACACCAAATACCGAAACTTTAGATGCAGTGCTTTATAGTCAACTTGAATCGATTCGTATTATTGCTGCAATGATTTCCTTCAGCATGCCTGAAACATCTAAAAAGATTTTTAAAATGCTAGGGTTTGATGAAAAATCAGCAGCAAAGGAAGCTACAGTAAAATCCGCCTTAGAGTGGGGGCGTTTACAGAGTAGCTCCCGCCTTGGAGAAATCACCGCACTTTTCCCCAGAATTGAAAAAAAGAAAATAGTTATGGAACAGACAACAGCAGCAAGTCAGACAACAAAAGAGGTAAAATCCGAGCAAACTACTGAGACAGGTCTCATCGAGTTTGATGATTTTGCCAAAGTTTCACTACGTGTTGGTCAAATTCTTGAAGCCTCGCGCATCGAGAAATCAGATAAGCTTCTTAAATTAAAAGTTGACTTAGGGGAGCAGTCAGGGCCACGCCAAATTTTAGCTGGCATTGGTAAGCACTATGATCCCGAGGCACTTGTCGGTCGTAAAGTCTGCGCCGTAACTAACCTCAAGCCGCGCAAGATGCTTGGCCACGAAAGTCAAGGCATGCTTCTTGCCGCAAGTGACGAAGCAGGACGTCTTGAGCTCGTAAGTCCAGGCACAAGTCTCTTGCCAGGTTCTCGCATTTCATAGGTCTCATGAATTATTACAAGTTGCCGTACCTAATCTTTACGCTTGCCAGTATTGCGATCGGCTTTTTTTTCGCACATAAAATTTCAAATAGCAGCGCAAGCCGTCACCAAAAATCTCCACAAATAATCGGTAACGATTTGTTCTTATTAATTTTTGCAATTCTTGGCGGCACTTTGCTACGTATTTACGGTGTTGATTTTGGACTACCACGTGCTTATCACCCAGACGAACTGCAGAAAGCTACACTGCTAAGTAAAATGGTAAAAAACCAAACAATTGACCCCAATTACGCAGCACTCCCCCCACTACTGCTTTATCTTAGTTGGTTTGTTGCCCAACCACTTGAATGGTTGAACTACCCCGAGGGAAATTCAGTTGTCCGCTACCTACTCTCAGGTCGAATCGTGAATGTAATTACCGGCTCACTCTCAATCTATCTTATTTATTGCATCGGTAGACGCCTCTCTTCTAGTTTCACTGGAGTCTTAGCTGCCTTATTTTTAGCTTTTTCGCCGCTACATGTAACCAATAGTCGTTACATGAAAGAAGATGCGCTCTTTGTGTTTTTTACACTGGCCTGCGTGCTTGCGGTATTAAAGGCGATTCAAGCGGGGAAATTAAGGTACTTATATTTTGCTGGCTTTCTTGCCGGAGTTTCTTTTGGGGCAAAATATACTGGTCTTGTTACGATTGCCTGCGTGCTTGCAGTGCCCTGGTTAAAATCAGAACGTTTAACATTTAAGCCTGATTTAACTCTCCTCAAGCATTCGCTTGCTGCCACACTCTTGATGCCTGTCGGCTTTTTGGCAACCATGCCTTACGTATTTTTGTCGTTAGACCGTTTTACTTTTCTTTATTACGGCATTCGCACCGAGTCTTTGCATGCCATGCGTGGGCACCTTGGATTAGTGATTGACGCTTGGTCTCAGTTTTGGATGTATCATCTCTCAACTGGCTTAATTCCAGGAGTGTCTTTATTAGTCTTAACTTTTGCACTTTTACAAACTGGTATCACGCTTAGAGATTTAGAAACAAAATTCCTACTGATCGTTGGCGGAATGCTGATTTTTTATATCCCTCCCGAGTGGGCAGTCTCGAAGCCACCACCACAGCCTGACCGTTATGTCTTAGCATGTGTACCATTTATTGCCTTACTTGCCGCTGAATTTATTCGGCGGTTAAATCTTGAAATCTTTAATTTCAAGCTGATCTCAGCAAATCAAGAAAAGTTTAGAACGGGACTGCTCTCACTTACTTTGCTTTTTCCACTTTTAAGCACCTTGAAATACACTTCAGAAATTTATAATGACACGCGCAAGCAAGCAAGTAACTGGCTTGCCGGAAATATGCCTCCACAAACGAAAGTTATTGTTGCAGGGGGGACTGTTTATCTGCCACCTATTCCTAGCAACATCATCGATGTGACAATCAGGGATTTTGCGAAGGCAACTAAACGTGATCGAAAGCCGATGATTGAAAAGTTAAAATCCTCTGAGTATCAATATTTAATTGTCTCTGATTTCGATGCTAAACGTTTCGATCCTTATAAACCGAAGCGCAAGAGCCGTTTTGCTATTGGACTGCGCGCAGAGGTTGATAAAACTTTTCGCATCGTGAAGCAATTTCGCTCGAAATAC
This sequence is a window from bacterium. Protein-coding genes within it:
- the sufB gene encoding Fe-S cluster assembly protein SufB is translated as MSIAASDIKEDYKYGFKDPENAIFKARKGIDHEIIDQICDHKGEPDWMREFRHKALDIFFSKPMPNWGGIEYLKELNFEDTYYYLKPVEKQGRTWDDVPADIKRTFDKLGIPEAERTVLAGVGAQYESEVVYHSLKKEWEEQGVIFLDTDSALKQHPELFREYWATIVPPDDNKFAALNSAAWSGGSFIYVPPGVKLDLPLQAYFRINAEKMGQFERTLIIIDEGAYAHYIEGCTAPTYSSDSLHSAVVEVIVKKGGRFRYSTIQNWATNVYNLVTKRAVAHEDAVMEWVDGNLGSKLTMKYPAIYLVGERAHGEVLSVAMATQVQHLDAGAKVVHVAPNTTSEIISKSISKDQGRSSYRGLAKVYEGATGAKVSVECDALLIGDQCRTDTYPYIEVYEPTAEVGHEASVSKISEEQMFYLQSRGLSEEQARSMIVRGFIEPIAKELPLEYAVELNRLIELEMEGSVG
- a CDS encoding response regulator, with the translated sequence MAGKGTIFVVDDDNHARSLVEMILKSKGYNAVCCINGQDALDKLKTTIPNLVLLDIMMPGLNGYDVLKAMKENPKTENIPVIMLTAKGQGDEIMEGYQHGADYYIPKPFTTEQLIYGISLYLP
- the tmk gene encoding dTMP kinase produces the protein MFITLEGIEGSGKSTLAQALADKINARGKTTLLTHEPGATKLGQALRRMLLDHDTSTEQKNLAPLAELLLFEADRAQHLHEVIQPALARGEIVICDRFIHSTLAYQGFGRGISTEIINQLNQIATTKLSPDYTFILDLAVEEGLRRAKKRGEGLDRFESERQAFHEKVRQGFLAIAKNSSTASSTKFSILDANQSPLQICNQAFAVIETAL
- a CDS encoding AAA family ATPase, producing the protein MAQRKSNANEAVFFTPDDSGATLARTAGHKIFGHRETVLQLEKQVAEQRTPHALLFSGPLGVGKRAVAQHLARKLLRAENLEHHPDFFVVSLEEGKKDIPAETIRALISELQLKPFHAANNPAACRVAIIDQAQRMSNAAISALLKTLEEPTAHTHIILISDSAHRLIETIISRCQLFHFGLLAKADLENLLKSLLPEEKQISKALLQLLEGSVAPLNLGGLVNLRSLQLENPKNISKHLIDLEAAVSDIALQIDQFFKANFSPTSCLRISTYLAQSKERLTLAWPLLRAKLREQFLSHDARPISEVSYQLVQTQQLIEDRNAQAELQLNEFFLNTRTLLN
- the metG gene encoding methionine--tRNA ligase, encoding MTSNYYVTTPIYYANGHPHLGNTYTTTLADMLTRFYKFMGKETFFLTGTDEHGDKVHQAAVKAGKTPQAFTDDVSNLFISTWKELGFEYDRFIRTTDEDHKELVKTILQQIYDQGDIYFGEYGGLYCVGCERFLTEKELIDGKCPDHQTAPQFVEEKNYFFKMSKYQDRLIKHLTEVQPDFIRPERYRNEVLALLREPLEDLCISRPKSRLTWGIELPFDPNYVTYVWFDALINYLTGVNYPGGKNYQKFWKNCEHLIAKDIVKPHGVFWPLMLMAANIPLYEHLTVHGYWITPTGKMSKTVGNVVNPLEIKTEFGMDVFRYYIFREMVFGLDGTFSRESLETRYNADLANNLGNLVSRSLAMCTQYRESKVPTATKNSAALGNLPERAEAMVKESIALFEDRELHRALERIWAFIDEVNIFIDRTKPWGLAKEEKLAQTPNTETLDAVLYSQLESIRIIAAMISFSMPETSKKIFKMLGFDEKSAAKEATVKSALEWGRLQSSSRLGEITALFPRIEKKKIVMEQTTAASQTTKEVKSEQTTETGLIEFDDFAKVSLRVGQILEASRIEKSDKLLKLKVDLGEQSGPRQILAGIGKHYDPEALVGRKVCAVTNLKPRKMLGHESQGMLLAASDEAGRLELVSPGTSLLPGSRIS
- a CDS encoding glycosyltransferase family 39 protein; this encodes MNYYKLPYLIFTLASIAIGFFFAHKISNSSASRHQKSPQIIGNDLFLLIFAILGGTLLRIYGVDFGLPRAYHPDELQKATLLSKMVKNQTIDPNYAALPPLLLYLSWFVAQPLEWLNYPEGNSVVRYLLSGRIVNVITGSLSIYLIYCIGRRLSSSFTGVLAALFLAFSPLHVTNSRYMKEDALFVFFTLACVLAVLKAIQAGKLRYLYFAGFLAGVSFGAKYTGLVTIACVLAVPWLKSERLTFKPDLTLLKHSLAATLLMPVGFLATMPYVFLSLDRFTFLYYGIRTESLHAMRGHLGLVIDAWSQFWMYHLSTGLIPGVSLLVLTFALLQTGITLRDLETKFLLIVGGMLIFYIPPEWAVSKPPPQPDRYVLACVPFIALLAAEFIRRLNLEIFNFKLISANQEKFRTGLLSLTLLFPLLSTLKYTSEIYNDTRKQASNWLAGNMPPQTKVIVAGGTVYLPPIPSNIIDVTIRDFAKATKRDRKPMIEKLKSSEYQYLIVSDFDAKRFDPYKPKRKSRFAIGLRAEVDKTFRIVKQFRSKYGSYGFHHPVVTIYQLKS